From Flavobacterium alkalisoli, the proteins below share one genomic window:
- a CDS encoding DUF3857 domain-containing protein, producing the protein MKIFNLIAFLLVTGFAAHAQKYELGEVTKEELEQKSHPTDPSASAAILFSKGTTYMDYSASSGFMIVTEVDTKIKIYNKDGYDWANKIISYYSSDNGDETVDVNKAVTYNLADGKVVKTKLKKEGEFTEQVNKFYKQRKIMMPDVKEGSIVEYRYTVRSPFISLFPEWRFQEPIPVNYSEYTTRIPEYFTYKPNFRGYLAPKVSNSAANKRITYVEKERTGRGTQFSNGQIDYSEKVATYVMENVPALKDEYYVNNIDNYTSSIEHELAITQYPGETVKSYSHSWEDLAKTIYNYDDFGGEIKRTGYYEDDLNALLSGADTQEKKIGVIFSYVKNRMNWNSYYGYTCHDGVKQAYKNKTGNVAEINLMLVSMLNYAGLEANPVLVTTRSSKIALFPTRSAFNYVIAAVQVGNEIVLLDATSKSALPNILPVRSLNWNGRLIRKDGSSLEISMFPQSNSKELITIIAAIDEEGKVSGKARDQYFDYNAFIFRESHSNSNLDSYLEKLEKRYDGIEIENYSVTNDDLNKPVVEEFNFVHNNISDIIGDKIYVHPLLFFAETENPFKQEKREYPIDFVYPRQDRYMITLSIPEGYVVESIPESLALGMEQNIGSFKFSIQANEKQIQLIATTEINYSNIPQDYYTVIKDFYQKMVEKQTEKIVLSKKI; encoded by the coding sequence ATGAAAATTTTTAACCTTATCGCATTCCTGTTAGTGACAGGTTTTGCAGCACACGCCCAAAAATATGAATTGGGAGAAGTAACAAAAGAAGAACTGGAACAAAAAAGTCATCCTACAGATCCCTCGGCATCCGCAGCAATACTTTTTTCAAAAGGAACCACTTATATGGATTACAGTGCAAGTAGTGGTTTCATGATTGTTACTGAGGTTGATACAAAAATTAAAATATACAATAAAGACGGATATGACTGGGCTAATAAGATCATTAGTTATTACAGTTCTGATAACGGAGATGAAACGGTTGATGTAAATAAGGCTGTTACCTATAATCTTGCAGACGGTAAAGTAGTAAAGACCAAGCTTAAAAAAGAGGGTGAGTTTACAGAGCAGGTAAACAAATTTTATAAGCAGAGAAAAATTATGATGCCCGATGTTAAGGAAGGCAGTATTGTAGAATATCGCTATACGGTAAGGTCTCCTTTTATAAGTCTTTTTCCTGAATGGAGGTTTCAGGAGCCTATACCGGTAAATTACTCGGAGTACACAACCAGAATTCCTGAATACTTTACATATAAACCCAATTTTAGGGGGTATTTAGCTCCTAAAGTATCTAATTCTGCTGCGAATAAAAGGATTACTTATGTTGAGAAGGAAAGGACAGGCAGGGGTACTCAGTTTTCTAATGGGCAAATAGATTACTCAGAAAAGGTTGCCACTTATGTTATGGAAAATGTTCCTGCACTTAAGGATGAGTATTATGTAAATAATATAGATAATTATACAAGTAGTATTGAGCATGAACTTGCCATAACCCAATATCCCGGAGAAACGGTAAAATCATATTCACACTCATGGGAAGATTTAGCCAAAACAATATACAATTATGATGATTTTGGTGGTGAGATAAAAAGGACCGGGTATTATGAAGACGATTTGAATGCGCTTCTTTCCGGTGCAGATACTCAGGAAAAAAAGATAGGGGTAATATTTAGTTATGTTAAAAACAGAATGAACTGGAATAGCTATTATGGCTATACGTGTCATGACGGAGTTAAACAGGCCTATAAAAACAAGACGGGTAATGTTGCCGAAATAAACCTTATGCTTGTTTCAATGCTCAATTATGCCGGATTAGAAGCAAATCCGGTGTTGGTTACAACAAGATCCAGTAAAATTGCACTTTTCCCTACCAGATCTGCTTTTAATTATGTTATAGCGGCGGTGCAGGTTGGAAATGAAATAGTGTTGCTTGATGCAACATCTAAATCTGCATTGCCAAATATATTACCTGTTCGATCATTAAACTGGAACGGCAGGTTGATAAGAAAAGACGGAAGTTCTTTAGAAATAAGTATGTTCCCGCAATCAAATTCAAAAGAGTTAATTACCATAATAGCTGCTATTGACGAAGAAGGTAAAGTTTCGGGTAAGGCAAGAGATCAGTACTTTGACTACAATGCCTTTATCTTTAGAGAATCTCATTCTAATTCAAATCTGGATAGTTATCTGGAGAAACTTGAAAAAAGGTATGACGGTATTGAAATAGAAAATTATTCGGTAACTAATGATGATTTAAACAAGCCGGTAGTAGAGGAGTTTAATTTTGTGCATAACAATATTTCAGACATCATAGGGGATAAAATATATGTACATCCTTTATTGTTCTTTGCTGAAACAGAAAATCCTTTTAAACAGGAGAAAAGAGAATACCCTATAGATTTTGTATACCCAAGACAGGACAGGTATATGATAACGTTAAGTATTCCTGAGGGTTATGTGGTAGAGTCAATTCCAGAATCATTGGCATTGGGAATGGAGCAGAATATAGGTTCGTTTAAGTTTTCTATTCAGGCAAATGAAAAACAGATACAGCTTATTGCCACAACAGAAATTAATTATTCTAACATTCCGCAGGATTACTATACCGTAATTAAAGATTTTTACCAGAAAATGGTAGAAAAGCAAACCGAAAAAATTGTTTTAAGTAAGAAAATATAA
- a CDS encoding DUF3857 domain-containing protein produces MKKISLVVTLLLSGVLFAQNYKPGKVSEKELKETQYQGDPSVAASILNKEGKIYFDFNSQGKWVIVTDVLVRLKVYTKEGYNYANVEIPYYDYAADWEDVKFSDAAVYNIVDGEIQKTKVEDDGLFTEQTNKKWRTKKITFPNVKEGSVIEYRYIKKSPYLSSLPDWYFQYSIPVKHIEVEFAVPHYFIYNRVKSPYIELKEGKETRQVVRQYSHVAKKGPYGVSSSTLRSESGQVGFYENVYTYEAENVPALKTEAFIDNINNYKSFIKHELASVQYPDSEEKKYAYDWDSVAALIYNEESFGEEIDKSDYYQKDLNSILEGKINREEITTLVFEYVKNRMAWDGEYGYTCKKGVKKAYESRSGNVADINLMLISMLRYAGLKANPVLLSTRDKGHVAFVNRDEFNYVIAGVEIQNKTILLDATSKYATQNILPVRDLNLFGRMIKENLTSKEISLLPEQKSRKNVVIIGEVNTDGTVMGKCKIQNYDYNALALREMYNGINDEAKIQRYENSLAVELSNYELNDLNDAAKPVSESFDFKTSTDVAGNKIYISPLLGFSVTQNPFNETERKLPIDFIYPQNERYIITFTIPEGYVVESIPESVLYATQDDYVSFKFTATVNQNNQLQIIAQEDLSFARFNPEYYTTLKDIYGDIVKKQSEKIVLVKK; encoded by the coding sequence ATGAAAAAGATTTCTTTAGTAGTAACATTATTGCTGTCGGGTGTACTATTTGCCCAAAATTATAAACCTGGAAAAGTTTCTGAAAAGGAGCTTAAAGAAACTCAATATCAGGGAGACCCCTCAGTTGCGGCTTCCATATTGAATAAGGAAGGTAAAATTTATTTTGATTTTAATAGTCAGGGTAAATGGGTAATTGTTACTGATGTACTTGTAAGGCTAAAAGTTTATACTAAAGAAGGGTATAATTATGCGAACGTAGAAATTCCGTATTATGATTATGCGGCCGACTGGGAGGATGTGAAATTTTCTGATGCAGCAGTGTATAACATTGTTGACGGAGAGATACAAAAAACCAAAGTAGAAGATGACGGGCTTTTTACAGAACAGACCAATAAAAAATGGCGTACTAAAAAAATAACATTTCCTAATGTAAAGGAAGGTTCTGTTATAGAATACAGGTATATTAAGAAATCACCATACCTTTCAAGCCTTCCAGACTGGTATTTTCAGTATTCAATTCCGGTAAAGCATATTGAAGTGGAATTTGCAGTTCCGCATTACTTTATATATAACAGGGTAAAAAGCCCGTATATAGAGCTAAAAGAAGGTAAGGAAACCAGACAGGTAGTAAGACAGTATAGTCATGTAGCTAAAAAAGGCCCTTATGGGGTTTCCAGTTCTACTTTGCGTTCTGAAAGCGGACAGGTAGGGTTTTATGAAAATGTATATACCTATGAGGCAGAAAATGTTCCTGCACTAAAAACGGAAGCTTTTATTGATAATATAAATAATTATAAGTCTTTTATTAAACATGAACTGGCGAGTGTTCAGTATCCGGACTCTGAAGAAAAAAAATATGCATACGACTGGGATAGTGTTGCGGCACTTATTTATAATGAAGAGAGTTTTGGGGAAGAAATAGATAAAAGCGACTACTATCAAAAAGACCTTAATTCAATTTTAGAAGGTAAAATTAACCGTGAAGAAATTACAACCTTGGTTTTTGAATATGTGAAAAACAGGATGGCATGGGATGGTGAGTATGGTTATACGTGTAAAAAGGGAGTGAAGAAAGCCTATGAAAGCAGGTCGGGAAATGTGGCCGATATTAACCTTATGCTTATTTCCATGTTAAGATATGCAGGTTTAAAGGCTAATCCGGTATTGTTAAGTACAAGAGATAAAGGCCATGTGGCTTTTGTGAACAGAGATGAGTTTAATTATGTTATAGCAGGTGTAGAAATTCAAAACAAAACAATACTTCTTGATGCTACCAGTAAATATGCAACACAAAATATACTTCCCGTAAGGGATCTTAACCTTTTTGGCAGGATGATTAAGGAAAATCTTACTTCAAAAGAGATAAGCCTGTTGCCTGAGCAGAAATCAAGAAAAAATGTTGTGATTATTGGTGAGGTTAATACAGATGGTACAGTAATGGGTAAATGTAAAATTCAGAATTATGATTACAATGCTTTAGCCCTTAGGGAGATGTATAATGGTATTAATGATGAGGCAAAAATCCAGAGGTATGAAAATAGTCTTGCCGTGGAGCTGAGTAATTATGAGCTTAACGATTTAAATGATGCTGCAAAGCCGGTTTCTGAAAGTTTTGATTTTAAGACAAGTACAGATGTGGCAGGTAATAAGATTTATATATCTCCTTTATTAGGTTTTAGTGTGACTCAAAACCCTTTTAATGAGACCGAAAGAAAGCTTCCTATAGATTTTATTTACCCTCAAAATGAAAGATATATTATAACCTTTACGATTCCGGAAGGATATGTTGTAGAATCTATACCTGAATCTGTTTTGTATGCTACTCAGGATGATTATGTTTCTTTTAAGTTTACCGCTACGGTAAATCAGAACAATCAGTTACAGATTATAGCCCAGGAAGATTTGTCTTTTGCACGATTTAATCCTGAATATTATACTACGCTAAAGGATATTTATGGCGATATAGTTAAAAAACAATCTGAGAAAATAGTGCTGGTAAAAAAATAG
- a CDS encoding DUF3857 domain-containing protein → MKNIFTLLLMSFACTVFAGDFKLGKVSKEELEEKVHPLDPSAKAAVLYKKGKTYFDIDNERWVIFTEVEVRVKIYSKEGYDWANVAVPYYYKRVSGESVTFKEAATYNLVNGEIQKTSLNKDEEFTEELSKTRRQKKIMLPNVKEGSVIEYKYIVKSPYIYNLEDWFFQDKIPVNYVQYNLNIPQFFSYNRIINSYYPIEEKTDIVKRTIIDRHAKITLHEIAQEYVVKDLPAFKTEAYIDNIDNYLLFVKHELSETRDMNDKVTKFASNWESVAKVLYMEDDFGDELKKTAYFKTDIDALLSGVTDDRKKMETVFNYVKNRMSWSGRYGLTSWESVKKAYDERSGNSGEINLMLTAMLKYAGLKASPVIISTRDNGIASYISVYAFNYVIAGVEFGDEVVLLDATSKYAEPGLLPVNDLNGYGRLLREDKTDKEVKLNPTVNSRESVYLTAQINTDGIVTGKTSNRYYDYNAIRYREKYADINEEQHIEQAEKKRGNVEISDFEFKDAKETEVNFSFTAKGAEVIGDKIYVSPLLFYAETENPFKEEKRLHILQQEGLLLYLQFLKAMR, encoded by the coding sequence ATGAAAAATATTTTCACTTTACTGTTAATGAGTTTTGCCTGTACTGTTTTTGCAGGTGATTTTAAGTTAGGTAAAGTATCAAAAGAAGAACTTGAGGAAAAAGTACATCCGCTTGACCCTTCTGCAAAAGCCGCTGTTTTATATAAAAAAGGGAAAACCTATTTTGACATAGATAATGAAAGGTGGGTTATTTTTACTGAAGTAGAGGTAAGGGTTAAGATCTATAGTAAGGAGGGGTACGATTGGGCTAACGTTGCTGTACCCTATTATTATAAAAGGGTAAGTGGGGAGTCGGTTACTTTTAAGGAGGCTGCTACTTACAATCTTGTTAATGGTGAAATACAAAAAACATCTTTAAACAAAGATGAAGAATTTACAGAAGAGCTAAGCAAGACCAGAAGACAGAAAAAGATAATGCTTCCTAACGTAAAGGAAGGTTCAGTAATTGAGTATAAGTATATTGTTAAGTCGCCTTATATTTATAATCTTGAAGACTGGTTTTTTCAGGATAAAATTCCTGTAAATTATGTTCAATATAACCTGAATATTCCTCAGTTCTTTTCCTACAACCGTATAATTAATTCGTATTACCCCATAGAGGAAAAAACCGATATTGTTAAGCGTACTATAATAGACAGGCACGCTAAAATCACTTTGCATGAGATTGCTCAGGAGTATGTGGTAAAAGATTTGCCTGCCTTTAAAACCGAAGCCTATATAGATAATATTGATAATTACCTGCTTTTTGTAAAGCATGAGCTTTCCGAAACGAGGGATATGAATGATAAGGTTACAAAATTTGCCTCAAATTGGGAGTCGGTAGCCAAGGTGTTGTATATGGAAGATGATTTTGGTGACGAGCTTAAAAAGACAGCGTATTTTAAAACCGACATAGACGCTCTTTTATCTGGTGTTACCGATGACAGAAAAAAAATGGAAACTGTTTTCAACTATGTTAAAAACAGAATGTCCTGGTCAGGCAGATATGGTTTGACAAGTTGGGAGAGCGTTAAAAAGGCCTATGATGAACGTTCGGGTAATTCGGGTGAAATAAACCTTATGCTTACCGCAATGTTAAAATATGCGGGCCTAAAGGCGAGTCCGGTAATTATAAGTACCAGAGACAATGGCATTGCTTCATATATTAGTGTTTATGCATTTAATTATGTAATTGCCGGGGTAGAGTTTGGCGATGAAGTAGTATTGCTGGATGCCACTAGTAAATATGCTGAACCCGGATTGTTACCTGTTAATGATTTGAACGGTTATGGCAGGCTTTTAAGGGAAGATAAAACCGACAAAGAAGTGAAGCTTAATCCAACCGTTAACTCAAGAGAAAGCGTTTATCTTACAGCTCAAATAAATACAGACGGTATCGTAACAGGTAAAACCAGTAACAGGTATTACGACTATAATGCCATAAGATATAGAGAAAAATATGCTGATATTAATGAAGAACAGCATATAGAGCAGGCAGAAAAGAAAAGAGGGAATGTTGAAATAAGTGATTTTGAGTTTAAAGATGCTAAAGAAACTGAGGTTAATTTCAGTTTTACAGCTAAAGGTGCCGAGGTAATTGGAGATAAAATTTATGTTTCGCCGCTTTTGTTTTATGCTGAGACTGAAAATCCGTTTAAGGAAGAAAAAAGATTGCATATCCTTCAACAGGAAGGTTTACTTTTGTACTTACAATTCCTGAAGGCTATGAGGTAG
- a CDS encoding nucleotide pyrophosphohydrolase, which translates to MDIKNAQLEVDNWIKEHGVRYFNELTNMAQLTEEVGEVARIIARRYGEQSEKESDKSKDLGEELADVVFVVLCLANQTGVDLQAAFDKKMDLKTKRDHDRHHNNEKLK; encoded by the coding sequence ATGGATATAAAGAATGCACAGCTTGAGGTAGATAACTGGATTAAGGAACACGGAGTGCGTTATTTTAACGAACTTACCAATATGGCACAGCTTACCGAAGAGGTAGGTGAGGTAGCAAGGATTATTGCGCGCCGATATGGGGAGCAAAGTGAAAAGGAGAGTGATAAAAGTAAAGATCTTGGCGAAGAACTGGCAGATGTGGTATTTGTAGTGCTTTGCCTGGCTAACCAAACGGGGGTTGATCTACAGGCTGCATTTGATAAGAAGATGGACCTGAAAACCAAGCGTGATCACGATCGCCATCATAATAACGAGAAACTGAAGTAA
- a CDS encoding 3-phosphoshikimate 1-carboxyvinyltransferase: MNLKLKASSRMLSSSIQITGSKSETNRLLLLQALYPLIEVENISESDDADAMIKALHSTESVIDVHHAGTAMRFLTAFFAVHGNREILLTGSSRMKERPIGILVDALRELGAKIEYAEKEGYPPLRIGKFEITNNKVSLKADVSSQYITALLLVVPKLKNGIEITLQGKITSLPYINMTLGLLAEVGIDAQMTGNVIKVSPLREMNPVKVVVESDWSSASYFYSLIALAEEGSQIELSSYRQGSLQGDSALIDIYKFLGVETTFSNDSIVLRKTSLRPKVVNLDLNNTPDIAQTIAVTCLGLGIGCRLTGLHTLKIKETDRLQALRVELTKLGAGVIITEDSLELQRVLQINHNVAIDTYNDHRMAMAFAPLAIKVPIVINDAQVVSKSYPAFWDDFKKIGFIVETL; this comes from the coding sequence ATGAATCTTAAGTTAAAAGCATCCTCAAGGATGCTTTCTTCGTCAATACAAATTACCGGAAGCAAGTCAGAAACCAACAGGCTTTTGTTACTACAGGCATTATACCCTCTGATAGAAGTTGAAAACATTTCTGAGTCGGATGATGCTGATGCGATGATAAAGGCACTCCATAGTACTGAAAGTGTTATTGATGTTCATCATGCAGGTACAGCCATGCGTTTTCTTACGGCATTTTTTGCTGTTCATGGTAACAGGGAGATACTCCTTACAGGTTCTTCAAGAATGAAGGAACGCCCCATCGGTATTTTGGTTGATGCACTTAGAGAACTGGGAGCTAAAATAGAGTATGCTGAAAAAGAGGGGTATCCTCCATTAAGAATAGGTAAGTTTGAAATAACAAATAATAAGGTTTCGCTAAAGGCAGATGTTAGTAGCCAATATATAACAGCATTGTTACTTGTAGTCCCAAAATTAAAAAACGGAATTGAAATTACCCTACAGGGTAAAATAACATCCCTGCCCTATATTAATATGACCTTAGGGCTTTTAGCTGAGGTAGGAATTGATGCTCAAATGACAGGTAATGTTATTAAGGTTAGTCCGCTTCGTGAGATGAACCCGGTAAAGGTTGTTGTGGAGAGTGACTGGAGCAGTGCTTCTTACTTTTATTCATTAATCGCTTTGGCGGAAGAAGGTTCTCAAATAGAACTTTCATCATATAGGCAAGGGAGTCTTCAGGGGGATAGTGCCCTTATAGATATATATAAGTTTCTTGGTGTAGAAACTACTTTCAGTAATGATAGTATTGTATTGCGTAAAACAAGTTTAAGGCCTAAAGTGGTTAATCTTGATTTGAACAATACCCCTGATATTGCCCAAACTATAGCTGTAACCTGTTTAGGTTTGGGAATTGGCTGTAGGCTCACAGGTTTGCACACGCTTAAGATTAAAGAAACAGACAGGCTTCAAGCATTAAGGGTAGAACTTACAAAGTTGGGAGCTGGTGTTATTATAACAGAAGATTCACTTGAGTTACAGCGTGTGCTGCAAATAAATCATAATGTGGCTATAGATACCTATAACGATCACAGAATGGCAATGGCTTTTGCGCCTTTGGCTATAAAAGTGCCTATTGTAATTAACGATGCTCAGGTTGTTTCTAAATCCTATCCTGCCTTTTGGGACGACTTTAAAAAAATAGGTTTTATTGTTGAAACGCTTTAA
- the queA gene encoding tRNA preQ1(34) S-adenosylmethionine ribosyltransferase-isomerase QueA gives MKLSNFNFNLPKELLAEFPAENRDESRLMVVNRKTKTIEHRLFKDILEYFDEGDVMVLNNTKVFPARLYGNKEKTGARIEVFLLRELNSEQRLWDVLVDPARKIRIGNKLYFGDDDSLVAEVIDNTTSRGRTLRFLYDGSYEEFRAKLTELGETPIPKYINREVVPEDAERYQTIYAKEEGAVAAPTAGLHFSKHLLKRLEIKGIDFAEITLHVGLGTFNPVEVEDLSKHKMDSEELMITQEACDIVNKAKVNKKKVCAVGTTTMRAMESSVSSQKTLNPYVGWTNKFIFPPYDFSVADCMITNFHTPKSTLLMMISAFMGHDLMKKAYEEAVKEEYRFYTYGDAMLIL, from the coding sequence ATGAAATTATCAAACTTCAATTTCAATCTGCCAAAAGAACTACTGGCTGAATTTCCTGCTGAAAACAGGGATGAATCCCGTTTAATGGTGGTAAACAGAAAAACAAAAACTATAGAGCACAGGTTGTTTAAAGATATTCTTGAATATTTTGATGAAGGAGATGTAATGGTGCTTAACAATACTAAGGTTTTCCCTGCCCGCCTTTATGGTAATAAAGAGAAAACAGGTGCAAGAATTGAGGTATTCCTTTTAAGGGAGCTTAATTCAGAGCAGCGTCTTTGGGATGTACTTGTAGATCCTGCAAGAAAAATAAGGATAGGTAACAAACTTTACTTTGGTGATGATGATTCTCTTGTAGCAGAGGTTATTGATAACACTACATCAAGAGGTAGGACTCTTAGATTTTTATATGACGGTTCTTATGAGGAGTTTAGGGCTAAGCTTACTGAACTTGGAGAAACACCAATACCTAAATACATAAACAGGGAAGTTGTTCCTGAGGATGCAGAGCGTTACCAAACTATATACGCTAAGGAGGAAGGTGCTGTTGCAGCTCCAACTGCCGGACTTCACTTCTCTAAGCACTTATTAAAAAGACTGGAGATAAAAGGTATCGACTTTGCAGAAATTACTCTTCACGTAGGTTTAGGTACATTTAATCCGGTAGAGGTAGAAGATCTTTCTAAACACAAAATGGACTCTGAGGAGCTTATGATAACTCAGGAAGCTTGTGATATTGTAAACAAGGCAAAAGTAAACAAGAAGAAAGTTTGTGCAGTGGGTACAACTACCATGAGAGCTATGGAGAGTTCGGTATCTTCACAAAAAACGCTAAACCCTTATGTAGGCTGGACAAATAAATTTATTTTCCCTCCTTATGATTTTAGTGTAGCCGATTGCATGATTACTAACTTCCACACACCAAAATCTACGCTTCTAATGATGATTAGTGCTTTTATGGGTCATGATCTTATGAAGAAAGCTTATGAGGAGGCTGTTAAGGAAGAATACAGATTCTATACTTACGGAGATGCAATGCTAATACTTTAA